Part of the Terriglobales bacterium genome, GGAATTCCGGAATTTGAAACCAGAGGGAAACTTGGCGCGAAAGATATCACGTGAGTTACCGATTGCAAAACAAAACTTCCATCAAAATCTCATGCCGACAGCGAACGACAACGGTCGAGGCCCACTCGTGGCCAGAGCCAAGTGGAGGTGATAAAGCCGTAGTAGGAACAGGTCGCTGGGATCTTCAAATTTTCTTTCGGGAGGAACTTTCATTGCACGTTCGTATCCAGAGTTCTCTACCAGCGGGAGCTTAGGAATAAAGAGTTTTTGGAAACAGGGGACGGGGCCAATTCTGTTTTTGAAATTTAATGCTTGGAAAAATACAAAAGATTGTAGGCAAAACGAGCAATACCCACCAAAGTGAATGGTCAGGCGGGGATGCTAAGAAGAAGTTGCCCCGGTGGTGGGCATGGTGGCGGGCTGGGGGAGTTTAACGCGGGCGATAATCTCGGCGCCGATCTTCGTGGTCGGGTTTTCGCCGGAGACGACAATGTCGGCAAAAGCGCGAGTGGGACGGACATAAAGATCGGCCATGGGGCGCACGGTTTCCACGTACTGCTTGTGGGCGGACTCGGCGGTGCGCCCGCGCTCCAGGACGTCGCGGACCTGGCGGCGAGAGAGGCAGACGCTGTCGGGCGCATCGATATAGACCTTAGTCTTCATTAAGGCCCGCAGATCTTCCCAATGCAAAGCGAACAGGCCCTCGACGATGAGGAAATCGCCGGGAGTAACGGTTTCACGAATGCCGGAACGGGTGTGAACAGTAAAGTCATACACCGGACGCTGGATGGGAGTACCGGCGGCCAGGGCGGTGAGGTGCTCGCGCAGGAGGGTGTGGTCGACCGATTCCGGGATGTCGAAATTGAACTTGCTGCGCGATTCGAGAGGAAGAAAGGCGAGGTCGCGATAGTAGGCGTCGATGGGGAGAATGGGGGCGTTGAGCTGGCGGCCAAGGAACTTTGCCAACTCGGTCTTGCCGGCGCAGGAGGGGCCGCCTATGGCAATGATGTGGGTGCTCATCTAAAAAGTACCTGAGTACCTGTGTTAAAACAGATTCCTCGTTACGCTCGGAGTGAGGCTGCCAGTTCGTTTACGACGCCGCCAGGTCCTCCACTTGCGGCAGGACCGATTCCAGCAACTGCATGAATTTCGCTTTCACGCGCTCGCCGGTTGCCAGCACTTCCAGATGGTCGATCGGCTGATCCAGGATACCCGCGGCCATGTTGGTTACGCACGAGATGGCAAGCACGCGCATGCCCACGTGGCGCGCGGCGATCACCTCGGCGACGGTGGACATCCCCACGACATCAGCGCCGATGGTGCGCAGGAAGCGGATCTCCGCCGGGGTTTCATA contains:
- the udk gene encoding uridine kinase translates to MSTHIIAIGGPSCAGKTELAKFLGRQLNAPILPIDAYYRDLAFLPLESRSKFNFDIPESVDHTLLREHLTALAAGTPIQRPVYDFTVHTRSGIRETVTPGDFLIVEGLFALHWEDLRALMKTKVYIDAPDSVCLSRRQVRDVLERGRTAESAHKQYVETVRPMADLYVRPTRAFADIVVSGENPTTKIGAEIIARVKLPQPATMPTTGATSS